The Paenibacillus wynnii DNA window AGCAAACGGTCAAATCCCTGATTGCGTTTGGCGCTGCAGAGTATGATTTCCTCTGTCTTCATACCATGCTCTTTACAGCGCTGCTGCACCCAATTCCGCATCTTGTTCAGGTTCGTCACTTTAGGCAGCAAATCCACTTTGTTCACTGCCAGAATTACGGGGTTATTACCCACGAACCGTTGCAGACCTGAAATTAGGCTTCCTTCGAAATCGAACAGATCAACGATGTGAATAACAAGTGCGTTCTTCTCACCGATTCCGCTGAGCAAACGAAGGAATTCATCCTGATTCACAGAAACGGATGAAGCCTCATTATAGTTTTTAATCCGGAAACAGCGCTGACAGATGACTGGATCCCGATCATAGGCGACCTCAGGAATAAACCCAGGAATCTCCTTATTTTCGGTTTGCAGTTTAATTCCGCAGCCGCTGCATTTTACAGGAAGCTGTGCTTCATGCTCTTGACTCATTTCAATTTTTCCTCCTCGTGCTCATGCCACAATCCTTGTTTGCGCAGTCTGGTCAGAGCAATTTGCTCTATTCTGCGATTAATTCGGGTACCTATACCTTCATCCTTCACCGATATGGGAAGCACTAATACGGTATGAAGACCCAGCCGATTTCCGCCATAGACATCCGTAAGCATTTGGTCACCTACAACAATAGTTTGCTCCGGTGATAGCTCCATTTGCTTCATCGCCTTGCGAAAGGGCGCATTACTGGGCTTGCGTGCCTGATGTACAAATCCAATATTAAGCGGAGTGGCAAACCGCGACACCCGATTCATGTTATTATTTGATACAATGATCAGCTTAAAGCCGAACTGCTTCACCTTCTCAAACCACAACAGCAGTTCCGGAGTAGCTAAAGGTGCTTTGGCACCTACAAGCGTGTTGTCCAGATCCGTTATAATGCCGCGATAACCCTTGATATAAAGCTCCTCCAGAGGAATATCAAATACCGTATTCACGCGGAGTTTAGGGACTAGCATTTCAAACAATACATTCACCTCGATTTCATACAAAAAACTATATCATACTCTCTGCACTTCGCAAATGACTGAGCGCAAGGCTACTATTACTCCTAAAGCATTACTTCCCGGACTTCAGGCTTTTACGTAGCCGCAAAGCTTCAGTATACACGTTATGCCAATCTTTGTCTTCTATAACATCCGGGCTATATTGCGCTTTTTCAAATATTCCTAATAAAATGCGGAGAACGCCTGTAAGGTCAGGGCGTTTTAGGCTCCAATGTTCTACGGATTCACGCAGCGTTTCATGTTCTTCCTTCACAAAACCTCTCCGCCGCAAGTATCGTACCCACCGCTCCGTCTCCACCGCAACCTTTTGAGCCGGTGATAAAGGATGTCCTCTTCGCAACTGCAGAATTAGAAAACGAAGACTAAAGCGCCGAGCCCAAACTAGATATCCTACCCATGCAAGCAATACTATACCCGATGCCACTGCAGCCCAGGCTCCGAATTGAAAGCCGTTATCTTCTGCTCCTGTGTTGGCTGCATTATCCTCGGACTGTGCATTGTCCTCTTCTTCATCCAGAGGGTCCTTTACAGGTTCAGTCTCATTCTTAGTCAGCAGGGGAGCATTAAATCCGGGTGTCGCTTCTACCGGAATCCAACCATAATCCCCGAAATAAACCTCTGCCCAAGAATGCGCATCAGCATTTGTAATCGTATAGTTGTTACTAACCGACCTACCCTGCTGCAAAGCAATATTATCAGGGAGCTCTGCCTGTTCTCCGGGTGCATAACCCTTCACCCATCGAGCAGGGATATTAAGAGAGCGGGCCATGGTGACTAGTGCAGTGGAGTAGTAATCGCAGTATCCTTCTCTGATCTCAAACAAAAAGCTGTCAACAAAGTCAGAGCTGGTACCAAGAGAAACATTGGGTTCATTGGTATACGGAAAGGTTTGTTGTAAGTATTGTTGCAATAGCGCCGTTTTTTCATACGGAGTTTGTGCACCAGCCGTAATTTCCTGAGCGAGCTCCTTTACCCGAACCGGGAATTTACCGGGCAGCTGCAGGTATTGCTTATCTACTTCATTTTCTTGATACAAGTCTTCGTATGTCATCACACTCAGCTCTTGAACAGGAACAATTGGAATTTCGGCGGTTAGCACGTAGGTCTGCGGATAAGGCAGGTTTTTTTTGTCGGGATCCCACAATAATTCACTATCCTGATTTCTCCAGAATAATCCGCTGCTGTTCTCAACACCGTTGATTGTATTGACTGTAGAAATGGAATAAGGACCGAAAATAACCGGATAGCGGTTATTTCCTAGGATTTTAACCGTTTGCTGCAATTTCTGGGTCTGGACCTTCGAAGTAGAGGGATTATCCAGAAGCTGGCCCACTGCAACTCCATCGAGCAGCCCCCGGGTAGACCGGTCATTATCAACCCAACCTTCTCCGGAGTAGACGTTGCGGCTTTCTCCACGCATGTAGGTACGCATATCAGAGACTACTGTCATAACGGGAGTATAATCAAAAGCAAAGCCCCCACCAAGATTGTCATCATTCAGACTATATCCTGATGAAGTGTTCTTCACCGCCGTACCTGCCCCTGTTCCCGTCCCTTTTCCAGAGGTACCGAAGCCGGAAGACCCCCCCGTTCCGCGCCACTCTATCCAGGCCGTGTAGGGATCGGTTAAACGCGGTTTTACTTCAGGCATATTGATACCGGTAAGAATAATAAGAGAGAAAATGATAGCAATATTCACGAGAATTTTTAAAGGATAGTCCATAAGATAAGACCAGCCGCCCGGATACCGCAGTTGGAAGCTTCTCAAGTGCTGAGTTACAAGCCAGCCCATACCGGCGAATACGGTCCACGCCACTTCCTGCCATAATACAGTGGAGGTAAACGAATCGAGTGCAGCAAAAGCAACAATGTTTAAGCCTATAAATAGTAAAATACGCGCCTTCGTAGATGCCCACCAGGATGACAGAAGCAGTAAGACCCAGACCCCAAGTGCAAACCATATATACGGCATCATCTGAGCAGCTATATCAGGAAGACGCTCTAGAACTCCCAAAAAGGGGTCAGGAGTATATAATCCGTAGTATTTGATGGTTCGGAAGACAATATAGATGATTACCGCGGCTTCAACGAGAATCCGGTATAGAGAACGAACAGGGATTAGGATCTCAATAATTATTGCCGCGGTCAGTGCTAACAAAACGGATGATGTCGTCTCCCGATACCAGAGGGGCTCTGTATAAGAAATCCACTGCAGCGCAATAATCATAATCCAAAGCAATCTTAAGGAGTGGTGCCAAGAAGACTTCTGTTGAGTCCACCAATTACTCATCTTTTCTCCCCTCCCAGCACAGCAGGCAGCTCTTGGAGAGAACTAACGCTGTATCCTGTCAATCCGCGAGATGTCAGCACACCCATCCAATCATCAGCACGGCTTGCCTCTGTAGGATCAATTACATGTATATGAGAAGGATTCATTCCGTGGCTCTCCGCCCATAGCAAAGCATCCAAGACCGGAATTCCCCGCTGGGGGCTGATCAGAACGAAATAGGACCCTCTTGGGAACATACGGTATCCCATTTCCAATCTGGAGACAAGGGGTCCTTTTCCTTCTGCATTGATATCTATTAAATATTGAATCATTTTCTGGCGCTCTGCTCCGGTCTCCGCAGGTGAGAACATTTTGGTATTCTTATCAAGACAACATAGGCCAATACCGATCCGTTCCCGGATGCCGAAACCCAATAAGGAAGCTGCAGTAGAAACCGCCAGTTCAAAAGCACTTGAAGATGAATAAGCCCTTGAACTGCCGTCCAGAACGATCATCGTCTTCGGAATGGATTCATGCTCAAATTCCTTCGATTTCCATGAACCGGTCTTCGCAGTTGCATTCCAATGGATGCGCGTTAGCCTGTCACCATATACATAGTCACGCACCCCATTGATTTGTGTAGTTTCACGCCTGGATTGAACCCGAGAGACTTGCGGTCCCGCTCGTCTCGAATTCCGTTCATATAATTGCCATCGCGGGATGAACACAGAACGTGGTAATATCCGAAACTGCCCCTTCGCCAAAAAGCTTCCTTTGTGCTGTGTAAGCCCAAAGATATCTTCCGTGATAATATCCGTGTCTGCAAACGTATAGCTTCCGCGTTCCAAGGCCGGTGTCTGAAAACGCAGCTCCCCGTCCCCTTTAAAGTTCGGAACAAAACTCTCTTCAAAAACCCATGATTCCCCGTTATGCCGTTTCAACATTTCTCTCACGACGACATAAGGCAAAGGTAAATAGCCGGGTATAGAGATTTGAAGTTTTACCCGAAGAGCACCACCCGCATAGAGAAGATCAGGCTTTTCCTGTTCAGCATAAAGACTGCGTACCCCTTTGGAGCGGCGAACACCGCCTAGACTTGCGGCTATTAAATAAACGATAAGCAGTGAGACCATTATAAATAGCATGAATGAGGTTTTCCCGCCTTGAAATAGTACATACAGCAAAGTAATACTCCATACCCCGAGTATTCCGGCCAGCTTGACTGGCTGTATGACCGCTGCCGCTGCAGACAAGTAGCGTCCCATCTTATTGCCTCATCGTAACTGGCACATGGATGCTCTGCAGCAGTTTTTGCAATAATGAATCCACACTTACATTGTCCAGCCGTGATTCCGGACGAAGCAGAATACGATGGCTTAGCGCATAAGGGGTAAGCACCTTGACATCATCGGGAAGCACATAGTCCCTCTCCTGCAGGAAAGCATAGGCTTTGCAGGCCATCATGAAGGATAACGATGCCCGCGGGCTCGCTCCCAGCAAGACGCGAGGATGTTCTCTAGTCGTGCGCACAATTTCCAGCAAGTAATTCAACACAGGGTCGCTTATATAAACCTCGCGAATTTCCTTCTGGATCGCCGAGATCTGTTCCATATCTGTTACCGGTAAAAGCTTATC harbors:
- a CDS encoding YqeG family HAD IIIA-type phosphatase: MFEMLVPKLRVNTVFDIPLEELYIKGYRGIITDLDNTLVGAKAPLATPELLLWFEKVKQFGFKLIIVSNNNMNRVSRFATPLNIGFVHQARKPSNAPFRKAMKQMELSPEQTIVVGDQMLTDVYGGNRLGLHTVLVLPISVKDEGIGTRINRRIEQIALTRLRKQGLWHEHEEEKLK
- a CDS encoding DUF4129 domain-containing transglutaminase family protein — translated: MSNWWTQQKSSWHHSLRLLWIMIIALQWISYTEPLWYRETTSSVLLALTAAIIIEILIPVRSLYRILVEAAVIIYIVFRTIKYYGLYTPDPFLGVLERLPDIAAQMMPYIWFALGVWVLLLLSSWWASTKARILLFIGLNIVAFAALDSFTSTVLWQEVAWTVFAGMGWLVTQHLRSFQLRYPGGWSYLMDYPLKILVNIAIIFSLIILTGINMPEVKPRLTDPYTAWIEWRGTGGSSGFGTSGKGTGTGAGTAVKNTSSGYSLNDDNLGGGFAFDYTPVMTVVSDMRTYMRGESRNVYSGEGWVDNDRSTRGLLDGVAVGQLLDNPSTSKVQTQKLQQTVKILGNNRYPVIFGPYSISTVNTINGVENSSGLFWRNQDSELLWDPDKKNLPYPQTYVLTAEIPIVPVQELSVMTYEDLYQENEVDKQYLQLPGKFPVRVKELAQEITAGAQTPYEKTALLQQYLQQTFPYTNEPNVSLGTSSDFVDSFLFEIREGYCDYYSTALVTMARSLNIPARWVKGYAPGEQAELPDNIALQQGRSVSNNYTITNADAHSWAEVYFGDYGWIPVEATPGFNAPLLTKNETEPVKDPLDEEEDNAQSEDNAANTGAEDNGFQFGAWAAVASGIVLLAWVGYLVWARRFSLRFLILQLRRGHPLSPAQKVAVETERWVRYLRRRGFVKEEHETLRESVEHWSLKRPDLTGVLRILLGIFEKAQYSPDVIEDKDWHNVYTEALRLRKSLKSGK
- a CDS encoding DUF58 domain-containing protein, producing the protein MGRYLSAAAAVIQPVKLAGILGVWSITLLYVLFQGGKTSFMLFIMVSLLIVYLIAASLGGVRRSKGVRSLYAEQEKPDLLYAGGALRVKLQISIPGYLPLPYVVVREMLKRHNGESWVFEESFVPNFKGDGELRFQTPALERGSYTFADTDIITEDIFGLTQHKGSFLAKGQFRILPRSVFIPRWQLYERNSRRAGPQVSRVQSRRETTQINGVRDYVYGDRLTRIHWNATAKTGSWKSKEFEHESIPKTMIVLDGSSRAYSSSSAFELAVSTAASLLGFGIRERIGIGLCCLDKNTKMFSPAETGAERQKMIQYLIDINAEGKGPLVSRLEMGYRMFPRGSYFVLISPQRGIPVLDALLWAESHGMNPSHIHVIDPTEASRADDWMGVLTSRGLTGYSVSSLQELPAVLGGEKR